In the Sulfitobacter pacificus genome, one interval contains:
- a CDS encoding GNAT family N-acetyltransferase, translated as MIAPLFKGKLCARPAVSDVDFAAVAALQHQCFGAGAVAEGDGFNALSTQILVEDTKAGRVLCCYRLQVLEGGELRRSYASQYYGLAKLEAFEGRMLELGRFCIAPACRDPDVLRLAWAVMTEVVDRLDVQMLFGCSSFAGVESDIYHDSFALLRARHLAPACWSPGIMAPEVFEFAKELQRAPNVAKAWREMPPLLRTYLMMGGWVSDHAVVDRQMNTLHVFTGVEVAVIPEQRKRLLRALV; from the coding sequence GTGATTGCACCGCTTTTCAAAGGCAAACTCTGTGCTCGGCCTGCGGTCTCTGATGTAGATTTCGCAGCGGTTGCCGCCTTGCAACACCAGTGTTTTGGTGCGGGCGCTGTGGCGGAGGGGGATGGTTTTAACGCCCTCAGCACGCAGATTCTGGTCGAAGACACCAAGGCGGGCAGAGTGCTGTGCTGCTACCGCTTGCAGGTGTTGGAGGGGGGCGAGCTGCGGCGGAGTTATGCCTCACAGTATTACGGGCTTGCCAAGTTAGAGGCATTTGAGGGCCGGATGCTGGAACTGGGGCGGTTTTGTATCGCCCCTGCCTGCCGGGATCCCGATGTGCTGCGCCTGGCCTGGGCAGTAATGACGGAGGTTGTGGACCGTCTGGATGTACAGATGTTGTTTGGCTGTAGTTCTTTTGCCGGTGTCGAAAGCGATATTTATCATGACAGCTTTGCGCTGTTACGGGCCCGCCACCTTGCGCCCGCGTGTTGGTCACCCGGTATCATGGCACCGGAGGTGTTTGAGTTTGCAAAGGAATTACAGCGTGCGCCGAATGTTGCCAAAGCCTGGCGTGAAATGCCGCCCCTGCTGCGTACCTATCTGATGATGGGGGGCTGGGTCAGTGATCACGCGGTGGTGGATCGACAAATGAATACCCTGCATGTGTTCACCGGGGTAGAGGTTGCGGTGATTCCTGAACAGCGCAAGCGGCTGTTGCGGGCGTTGGTTTGA
- a CDS encoding outer membrane protein assembly factor BamE, giving the protein MRITRRTGRHALHAAVFALAIGVAGCTPQFNNYGYVPPEEDLALIEVGNDTRETVADKVGVPASSGVLNASGYYYVRMRTRTVGPLAPQEIDRQVVAISFSDAGIVQNVERFGLERGQVVPLSRRVTSSPVSDNSFLRQLLGNIGRFNPTGFGS; this is encoded by the coding sequence ATGCGTATCACTCGCCGAACGGGCCGTCACGCCCTTCATGCAGCGGTTTTTGCCTTGGCCATCGGGGTTGCAGGCTGCACCCCACAGTTCAATAACTATGGGTATGTCCCCCCGGAAGAGGATCTGGCCCTGATTGAAGTGGGCAATGACACCCGCGAAACAGTGGCGGACAAGGTTGGCGTGCCCGCCTCCTCAGGCGTGTTGAACGCATCGGGCTATTATTATGTGCGCATGCGCACCCGCACCGTCGGGCCCTTGGCTCCGCAGGAAATCGACCGGCAGGTGGTTGCGATCAGCTTTAGCGACGCGGGCATTGTTCAGAACGTTGAACGTTTCGGATTGGAACGCGGGCAAGTGGTGCCACTGTCGCGCCGCGTGACGTCCTCACCGGTCAGCGACAACAGCTTCCTGCGCCAGCTTCTGGGCAATATCGGACGGTTTAACCCCACGGGATTCGGGAGCTAG
- a CDS encoding YceD family protein codes for MAQLPPSDTALRVAELSQTAENTFALRPDAEALKEIAAELGFETLRKLSFSGRIIPLAGKDWTLEGRLGATVVQPCVVTLEPVMTRIDTDVTRHFLNTFSYPDEPEVEMPEDDTSEPLGSWIDPGIVMREALALAAPDYPRKDDAELGQLVYTKPGETPMTDQDARPFAGLADFKSKLEKDGH; via the coding sequence ATGGCGCAACTCCCTCCAAGCGACACCGCACTGCGCGTAGCAGAGCTGTCGCAGACTGCCGAAAACACCTTTGCCCTGCGTCCTGATGCCGAAGCGTTAAAGGAAATTGCGGCGGAACTTGGCTTTGAAACCCTGCGCAAACTGTCCTTTTCAGGACGCATTATTCCACTGGCCGGCAAGGATTGGACGTTGGAAGGGCGATTGGGGGCCACGGTCGTGCAGCCCTGTGTTGTCACGCTTGAACCGGTGATGACGCGGATTGACACTGATGTGACCCGCCATTTCCTCAATACTTTTTCCTACCCGGATGAACCCGAGGTAGAAATGCCCGAGGATGACACCTCAGAACCTTTGGGCAGCTGGATTGATCCCGGCATTGTGATGCGCGAAGCGCTGGCATTGGCCGCGCCCGACTATCCGCGCAAGGATGACGCCGAACTGGGCCAGCTGGTCTATACCAAACCCGGTGAGACCCCGATGACGGATCAGGACGCCCGCCCCTTTGCCGGGCTGGCCGATTTCAAAAGCAAACTGGAAAAGGACGGTCACTGA
- the rpmF gene encoding 50S ribosomal protein L32, with protein sequence MAVQQNKVSKSRRNNRRAHDSLTAANPDECSNCGELKRPHHICASCGHYDEKEIVALTEEVDLEDDAA encoded by the coding sequence ATGGCTGTCCAGCAGAATAAAGTTTCCAAGTCACGCCGCAACAACCGCCGTGCACATGATTCGCTTACCGCAGCGAACCCAGATGAATGTTCCAACTGTGGTGAGCTGAAGCGCCCACACCACATTTGTGCGTCTTGTGGTCACTATGACGAAAAAGAAATCGTCGCACTGACAGAAGAAGTCGACCTGGAAGACGACGCAGCCTAA
- the plsX gene encoding phosphate acyltransferase PlsX produces MDAATPAQSDGALFKGRTLISVDTMGGDEGPAAVVAGCSLSAKINPDIAFILHGDAAQLKPLVERDSHLQGRCDIRHAEGVVSMDDKPSHVVRTGKDTSMWATVESVRSGESAVAVSCGNTGALMAISTIRLRKLPGVNRPAIAVLYPSANKHGFNVMLDVGADIRADAEDLLRFALMGASYARNGMNLRKPRVGLLNVGTEEHKGRSELKEAYDLIRAQESEVGFDFVGFVEGGDISGNKVDVIVTDGFTGNVAIKTGEGTAKLIGIRLREAFKYSILSKLASLLAYTSLRRLSTKIDPRRVNGGVFLGLNGTVVKSHGSADATGVSAAIKLAAQLAQNQFNDRLAARIAAILPVEETPE; encoded by the coding sequence ATTGACGCGGCGACCCCTGCCCAGTCAGATGGGGCCCTTTTCAAGGGGCGCACTCTCATATCCGTGGATACCATGGGAGGTGACGAAGGCCCGGCAGCAGTTGTTGCCGGGTGCTCTTTGTCTGCCAAGATAAATCCCGATATTGCCTTTATTCTTCACGGGGATGCAGCCCAGCTGAAGCCTCTGGTCGAGCGCGACAGCCACCTTCAGGGGCGCTGTGACATCCGCCATGCCGAAGGCGTGGTCAGCATGGATGACAAACCCAGTCATGTCGTGCGCACCGGCAAGGACACCTCGATGTGGGCCACGGTGGAATCTGTGCGCTCTGGCGAATCTGCTGTGGCGGTCTCCTGTGGCAACACCGGCGCCCTGATGGCGATCTCGACGATCCGGCTGCGCAAGCTGCCCGGCGTCAACCGTCCGGCCATTGCTGTGCTCTACCCGTCCGCAAACAAACACGGGTTCAACGTGATGTTGGATGTGGGCGCGGACATCCGCGCCGACGCCGAAGATCTTTTGCGTTTTGCCCTGATGGGTGCCTCTTATGCCCGCAATGGCATGAACCTGCGCAAGCCGCGGGTTGGCCTGCTGAATGTCGGCACAGAGGAACACAAGGGGCGTTCGGAACTCAAAGAGGCCTATGATCTGATTCGCGCTCAGGAAAGCGAAGTTGGCTTTGATTTTGTCGGCTTCGTCGAAGGCGGCGATATTTCCGGCAATAAGGTTGATGTGATCGTGACCGACGGTTTTACCGGCAATGTCGCAATCAAAACCGGTGAAGGCACCGCCAAGCTGATCGGCATTCGCCTGCGCGAAGCTTTCAAATACTCCATCCTGTCCAAACTGGCATCACTGCTGGCCTATACGTCTTTGCGCCGGCTCAGCACCAAGATCGATCCCCGTCGCGTCAATGGCGGGGTCTTTCTGGGTTTGAACGGCACGGTTGTTAAATCACATGGATCCGCAGATGCCACTGGCGTCTCGGCAGCAATCAAACTGGCAGCGCAATTGGCCCAGAACCAGTTCAACGATAGATTGGCCGCCCGCATTGCCGCCATCCTACCGGTCGAGGAGACCCCAGAATGA
- a CDS encoding beta-ketoacyl-ACP synthase III → MTTRAVVIGCGHYLPSRVVENAEFEATLDTNDEWIRSRSGIERRHFASEGETTSSMATAAAKAALKDAGLEADDVDAIVLATSTADFTFPSAATMVQDQLGMTRGYAFDVQAVCAGFVFALSNANALIASGQAKRVMVIGAETFSKIMDWTDRSTCVLFGDGAGAVLLEAQEGAGDSTDRGILATDLNSDGRHRELLYVDGGVSTGTTGYLRMQGNQVFRHAVGKLASTATTAMERAGVAAQEVDWIVPHQANIRIIQGTAKKLGLPMEKVVVTVQDHGNTSAASIPLALSVGRTRGQIKPGDLIVTEAIGGGLAWGAVVLRW, encoded by the coding sequence ATGACCACCCGCGCTGTTGTGATTGGCTGTGGGCATTACCTGCCCTCCCGCGTGGTAGAAAACGCTGAATTCGAGGCAACACTCGACACCAACGACGAATGGATTCGTTCGCGCTCCGGCATTGAACGCCGCCATTTTGCCTCTGAGGGAGAAACAACATCCTCCATGGCCACCGCCGCAGCCAAAGCTGCGTTGAAAGATGCGGGGCTGGAAGCGGATGACGTGGACGCCATTGTGCTGGCCACATCGACCGCCGATTTCACCTTTCCCTCTGCGGCCACGATGGTGCAGGATCAATTGGGCATGACACGCGGCTATGCCTTTGATGTGCAAGCGGTTTGTGCTGGGTTTGTCTTTGCTCTCAGCAATGCGAATGCGCTGATTGCCTCGGGTCAGGCCAAGCGGGTGATGGTCATCGGGGCCGAGACCTTTAGCAAGATCATGGATTGGACCGACCGCAGCACCTGTGTGCTGTTTGGCGATGGGGCTGGTGCTGTATTGCTTGAGGCGCAGGAGGGTGCAGGAGATTCAACCGATCGCGGTATTCTTGCCACGGACCTGAATTCCGACGGGCGCCACCGCGAATTGCTTTATGTCGACGGCGGGGTCAGCACCGGCACAACCGGCTATCTGCGCATGCAGGGCAATCAGGTGTTCCGCCACGCGGTTGGCAAACTCGCCTCTACGGCCACCACAGCCATGGAACGCGCTGGCGTTGCTGCACAGGAGGTGGACTGGATCGTGCCGCATCAGGCCAACATCCGCATCATTCAAGGCACCGCCAAAAAACTGGGCCTGCCGATGGAGAAGGTTGTGGTCACGGTTCAGGATCACGGTAATACCTCTGCCGCCTCGATCCCGCTGGCCCTTTCGGTGGGCCGCACACGTGGACAGATTAAACCCGGCGATCTGATCGTGACCGAAGCCATCGGTGGCGGTCTGGCCTGGGGCGCGGTTGTCCTGCGTTGGTAA
- the ihfA gene encoding integration host factor subunit alpha, whose product MANKTLTRMDLSEAVFREVGLSRNESAQLVESVLDHMSDALVAGDQVKISSFGTFSVRDKTARVGRNPKTGEEVPINPRRVLTFRPSHLMKDRVADGNKS is encoded by the coding sequence ATGGCGAATAAAACCTTGACGCGTATGGACCTGAGCGAAGCGGTCTTCCGCGAAGTGGGTCTGTCCCGCAATGAAAGCGCACAACTGGTCGAATCAGTGTTGGACCATATGTCCGACGCGCTGGTTGCCGGTGATCAGGTCAAGATTTCATCTTTTGGGACCTTCTCTGTCCGTGACAAAACAGCCCGCGTCGGCCGTAATCCCAAGACTGGCGAAGAGGTGCCGATCAACCCGCGCCGTGTGCTGACATTCCGTCCTTCGCACCTGATGAAAGACCGGGTCGCGGACGGCAACAAGTCCTAA
- a CDS encoding MerR family transcriptional regulator: MPKSADAFRTISEVAQWLGIQAHVLRFWESKFTQVRPVKRAGGRRYYRPNDMLLLGGIRQLLHEDGLTIKGVQKILREEGMTHVASLSQPLDELTQSLLEETPASPFVDVPAAAQEETGVVLSFDQKQAQPKGDAPDAPAPTEVSVNIDEKADAQGDAITDPGPAAEVVTEPSQMVDEETAKSTAPEAPPVPASDPDPIATETADSDAPIAAPEPAEADPTPTDIEPVFTGQDVTPSLAAAQPDQTSDAASAEDASLTVDAAPTEPALSETASEAPACTSQEAAQSKTVEEPAPQEQTPAVETAAQDVPATAPEETPEPPEPFDPTPVNPNIPIAEPAPIPRPKPDFEKTPLVSDEPENTAPVQATSDADPVESPAPAPVEEPTAVDAPRTEPDTDQPEGEAAGEDGASANLPAFLRRPMADQPATTLDNPPAETAETNEAAEEIEPPVEETPPVESTLPPAPKPRIIDLPSLTPEHDIAATPAILTAAFRSRQINTAQARKLAPLLEKLTVLRDSMAATRSGATQTGAPTPSND; encoded by the coding sequence ATGCCCAAGTCTGCGGATGCCTTTCGCACCATTTCCGAAGTTGCCCAATGGCTGGGTATTCAGGCCCATGTGCTGCGCTTTTGGGAAAGCAAGTTCACTCAGGTAAGACCTGTGAAACGGGCTGGCGGGCGCCGGTATTACCGTCCCAACGACATGTTGCTGCTTGGCGGGATCAGGCAGCTTTTGCACGAGGACGGCCTGACCATTAAAGGTGTGCAGAAAATCCTGCGCGAAGAGGGCATGACCCATGTGGCCAGCCTGTCCCAACCATTGGACGAGCTGACCCAATCGCTGCTGGAAGAAACTCCTGCCTCCCCCTTTGTTGATGTGCCCGCTGCAGCTCAGGAAGAAACCGGCGTTGTGCTGAGCTTTGACCAGAAGCAGGCGCAGCCCAAGGGAGACGCGCCCGATGCGCCAGCGCCAACAGAGGTTTCCGTGAACATAGACGAAAAGGCGGACGCACAGGGGGATGCCATCACCGATCCTGGTCCCGCAGCAGAGGTGGTGACAGAGCCATCGCAGATGGTCGACGAGGAGACGGCAAAGTCAACCGCACCAGAGGCTCCGCCCGTCCCTGCCTCCGACCCCGACCCCATCGCGACAGAAACCGCCGATTCTGATGCACCCATAGCAGCGCCAGAACCTGCTGAGGCAGACCCAACCCCTACTGACATAGAACCCGTGTTTACCGGCCAAGATGTCACGCCCTCCCTTGCCGCCGCACAGCCGGATCAGACCAGTGATGCGGCCAGCGCGGAAGATGCCTCCCTCACGGTAGACGCAGCTCCTACAGAGCCAGCTTTGTCAGAGACCGCATCCGAAGCACCCGCCTGCACTTCGCAAGAAGCCGCACAGTCCAAAACCGTCGAAGAGCCTGCGCCACAGGAACAAACGCCAGCGGTTGAAACAGCCGCGCAGGACGTGCCTGCCACCGCCCCCGAGGAAACACCGGAACCGCCTGAACCCTTCGACCCCACACCCGTGAACCCGAACATCCCGATTGCCGAGCCCGCCCCGATCCCGCGGCCAAAGCCGGATTTCGAAAAAACACCGTTGGTATCGGATGAACCCGAAAACACAGCACCAGTTCAGGCCACGTCAGATGCAGATCCTGTCGAATCACCCGCTCCTGCGCCGGTAGAGGAACCGACAGCCGTTGATGCACCGCGCACAGAGCCAGACACAGACCAACCAGAGGGTGAAGCCGCTGGCGAAGATGGCGCATCCGCCAATCTGCCGGCCTTCCTGCGGCGGCCAATGGCGGATCAACCCGCCACAACCCTCGATAACCCACCTGCGGAGACAGCGGAAACAAATGAAGCTGCCGAGGAAATAGAACCCCCGGTCGAGGAGACGCCACCCGTCGAATCCACCCTGCCTCCTGCCCCCAAGCCGCGCATCATCGACCTGCCCAGCTTGACGCCGGAACATGACATTGCCGCCACACCTGCCATTCTGACCGCCGCCTTTCGCAGCAGGCAGATCAACACCGCACAGGCGCGTAAACTGGCCCCCCTGCTGGAAAAGCTGACAGTGCTGCGCGATTCCATGGCGGCAACACGAAGCGGTGCCACACAGACAGGTGCCCCCACACCGTCAAACGACTAA
- a CDS encoding 2'-deoxycytidine 5'-triphosphate deaminase encodes MQGVIPNQLIQTMIASGEITARPAVTAEQIQPASLDLRLGDVAYRVRASFLAGHGAKVADRLEEFEMHRVDLNNGAVLEKGCVYVVPLMERLDLPADLSAVANAKSSTGRLDLLTRTITDGGTEFDRIAPGYSGPLYAEICPRSFSVLVRPGMRLNQIRFGRGDAALNDEALRALHEITPLVDGTAVIDEGLGFSVDLKLPDTTLVGYRAKPHTGVIDLDNIGFYDPAEYWEEVHTSNGQIILDPGAFYILVSREAVTIPPDYAAEMAPYLAMVGEFRVHYAGFFDPGFGYAAAGGAGSRGVLEVRCHEAPFVLEHGQVVGRLVYERMCAAPTQLYGAELASNYQGQGLKLSKHFKA; translated from the coding sequence ATGCAGGGTGTGATCCCCAACCAACTGATCCAGACCATGATCGCATCCGGCGAAATCACCGCCCGCCCCGCTGTCACGGCCGAACAAATCCAACCGGCCAGTCTGGATCTGCGTCTGGGTGATGTGGCTTACCGTGTGCGGGCCTCTTTTCTGGCGGGACATGGGGCCAAGGTTGCGGATCGCCTTGAAGAATTCGAAATGCACCGTGTCGATCTGAACAACGGGGCCGTGCTGGAAAAAGGCTGTGTCTATGTTGTTCCGCTGATGGAACGTCTTGATCTGCCTGCGGATCTTTCTGCCGTGGCCAATGCCAAAAGCTCCACCGGGCGACTGGATCTGTTGACCCGCACCATCACCGATGGCGGCACAGAGTTTGACCGCATCGCACCAGGATATAGCGGCCCGCTTTACGCCGAAATCTGCCCGCGCTCATTTTCTGTGCTGGTGCGCCCCGGCATGCGGCTGAACCAGATCCGGTTTGGCCGGGGGGATGCGGCGCTGAATGACGAAGCCCTGCGCGCCCTGCATGAGATCACCCCGCTGGTTGATGGCACGGCGGTGATTGATGAAGGTCTGGGGTTCTCCGTAGACCTGAAACTGCCCGACACAACGCTGGTCGGCTACCGCGCCAAACCCCATACCGGTGTGATTGATCTGGATAACATCGGATTCTATGACCCTGCCGAATATTGGGAAGAGGTCCACACCAGCAACGGGCAAATCATCCTTGATCCCGGCGCATTCTACATTCTCGTCAGCCGCGAGGCGGTGACAATCCCGCCGGATTATGCTGCTGAAATGGCTCCCTATCTGGCGATGGTTGGCGAATTCCGCGTCCATTACGCGGGCTTTTTCGATCCCGGTTTCGGATATGCTGCCGCTGGCGGTGCGGGATCGCGCGGGGTACTTGAAGTACGCTGTCACGAGGCCCCTTTTGTGCTGGAGCACGGGCAAGTGGTGGGCCGTTTGGTCTATGAACGCATGTGCGCCGCACCGACACAGCTTTATGGTGCGGAACTAGCGTCAAATTATCAGGGGCAAGGCCTGAAACTGTCCAAACATTTCAAGGCGTAA
- the scpB gene encoding SMC-Scp complex subunit ScpB yields MPEQERMIEAVLFATAEPVTLRELAARMPHGCDPAEAMVHLRKRYEGRGVQVVRVGDGYAMRTAADLGYLMQQETVEIRKLSRAAIETLAIIAYHQPVTRAEIEEIRGVSVSRGTVDQLLEMEWIRFGRRKMTPGRPVTFVVTQEFLDHFGLENARDLPGLKELRSAGLLESRAPLGDVPTIGDGEIEEETNEGQSELFED; encoded by the coding sequence ATGCCAGAACAGGAACGGATGATCGAAGCGGTGCTTTTCGCCACGGCGGAGCCTGTCACCCTGCGTGAGCTGGCGGCGCGGATGCCGCATGGCTGTGACCCGGCCGAGGCTATGGTGCATTTGCGCAAACGCTACGAGGGGCGCGGGGTTCAGGTGGTTCGTGTGGGCGATGGCTATGCGATGCGCACAGCGGCGGATCTTGGTTATTTGATGCAGCAGGAAACCGTCGAGATCCGCAAGCTGAGCCGGGCGGCCATCGAAACCCTGGCGATCATCGCCTATCATCAGCCCGTCACCCGCGCAGAGATCGAGGAAATTCGCGGTGTTTCCGTGTCGCGGGGCACAGTGGATCAGTTGCTGGAGATGGAATGGATCCGCTTTGGCCGACGCAAGATGACGCCGGGCCGGCCTGTGACCTTTGTGGTGACGCAGGAATTTCTGGATCATTTCGGATTGGAAAACGCCCGCGATTTGCCCGGCCTCAAGGAATTACGCTCTGCCGGATTGTTGGAAAGCCGCGCCCCGCTGGGGGATGTACCGACGATAGGCGATGGTGAAATCGAGGAAGAGACAAACGAAGGGCAATCAGAGCTTTTCGAGGATTAA
- a CDS encoding segregation and condensation protein A — MADSLFQEDKVSVAERMAAEALIVDVDGFEGPLDLLLTLSRTQKVDLRKISVLQLARQYLAFVEKAKALRLELAADYLVMAAWLAFLKSRLLLPPDPTEEGPSGEELAAHLAFQLERLQAMRDAAARLMARDQLGRDFFARGQTNEVERVRKVTYTATLLDLMQGYARIRTKDEFRPFVMDRDAVFTMEQALERMRGLMGYAGEWGDLMSFLPEGWESDPVKRRSATAATFAASLELVKEGHMEIRQNESFAPIQLRKKDAPRG, encoded by the coding sequence ATGGCTGACTCTTTATTTCAGGAAGACAAAGTCTCGGTCGCCGAACGGATGGCCGCCGAGGCGCTGATCGTTGATGTTGATGGCTTTGAAGGGCCGCTTGATCTGTTGCTGACGCTCAGCCGGACGCAAAAGGTGGATTTGCGCAAGATTTCCGTATTGCAACTGGCACGGCAGTACCTGGCTTTTGTGGAAAAGGCTAAGGCGTTGCGGCTGGAGCTGGCGGCGGATTATCTGGTGATGGCGGCCTGGCTGGCGTTTCTGAAATCCCGTTTGCTATTGCCGCCGGATCCGACCGAGGAAGGACCCTCAGGGGAGGAACTGGCCGCACATCTGGCATTTCAGCTGGAACGGTTGCAGGCGATGCGCGACGCGGCGGCGCGGTTGATGGCACGTGACCAGCTGGGCCGCGATTTCTTTGCCCGTGGTCAGACCAATGAGGTCGAACGGGTGCGCAAGGTCACCTATACCGCGACCTTGCTGGATCTGATGCAGGGCTATGCACGGATCAGGACCAAGGACGAGTTTCGCCCCTTTGTGATGGACCGGGATGCGGTGTTCACAATGGAGCAGGCGCTGGAACGGATGCGCGGGCTGATGGGCTATGCGGGGGAATGGGGCGATTTGATGAGCTTTCTGCCTGAAGGTTGGGAAAGCGATCCGGTGAAACGCCGCTCGGCCACAGCGGCCACATTTGCCGCTTCGCTTGAGCTGGTGAAAGAGGGCCATATGGAAATCCGTCAGAACGAGAGTTTTGCACCGATCCAGCTGCGTAAAAAGGATGCACCACGTGGGTGA
- the nagZ gene encoding beta-N-acetylhexosaminidase: protein MAYGATIIDADGLRLTADEKALFREADPFGFILFARNIDTPDQVRALCAEMREAVGREAIITIDQEGGRVQRMRAPHWREWMPPLDLVTQAGQDAPRALYLMYRIIAEELRSLGIDSNCAPMVDVAGDITHKFLRNRCYSSDPVRVAELGRAAAEGLLAGGVLPVMKHMPGHGRATMDSHFDLPTVCASPEELQAVDFAPFKALNDLPMGMTAHLVYDALDDAPATLSPRMMQLIREEIGFDNLIMTDDISMKALAGTATQNATASINAGCDVVLYCNASLEDCRAVTQAAGRMSPKAQIRADRALAMRRAPDDVDIPALEREFKTLLGGAVHG from the coding sequence ATGGCCTATGGTGCAACGATCATCGACGCGGATGGATTGCGCCTGACAGCAGATGAAAAGGCGCTGTTTCGCGAGGCGGACCCCTTTGGGTTTATTCTGTTTGCGCGCAACATTGATACGCCGGATCAGGTCCGCGCCCTATGCGCTGAAATGCGCGAGGCGGTCGGGCGCGAGGCGATCATCACCATTGATCAGGAAGGCGGGCGTGTGCAGCGGATGCGCGCGCCGCATTGGCGCGAATGGATGCCGCCGCTTGATCTGGTGACGCAGGCAGGCCAGGACGCCCCACGTGCGCTCTATCTGATGTATCGGATCATCGCGGAGGAGCTGCGCAGCCTTGGCATCGACAGCAATTGCGCCCCTATGGTGGATGTAGCAGGCGACATCACCCATAAATTCCTGCGCAACCGGTGTTACAGCAGCGATCCGGTGCGGGTTGCCGAACTGGGGCGGGCGGCGGCAGAGGGGCTGCTTGCAGGCGGTGTCCTGCCGGTGATGAAGCATATGCCGGGCCATGGCCGTGCGACCATGGACAGCCATTTCGATCTGCCAACGGTCTGCGCATCACCTGAGGAGCTGCAGGCGGTGGATTTCGCCCCGTTCAAGGCACTTAACGATCTGCCGATGGGGATGACGGCGCATCTGGTCTATGATGCGTTGGACGATGCCCCGGCAACTTTGTCCCCCCGGATGATGCAGTTGATCCGTGAGGAGATCGGTTTTGACAATCTGATCATGACCGATGACATTTCGATGAAGGCACTCGCTGGCACAGCCACGCAAAATGCAACCGCGTCGATCAATGCGGGCTGTGATGTTGTGCTATATTGCAACGCCAGTTTGGAAGACTGCCGCGCTGTGACACAGGCGGCAGGGCGCATGTCGCCCAAGGCGCAGATCCGCGCAGATCGGGCGCTGGCCATGCGCCGCGCCCCCGATGACGTTGACATTCCGGCCCTTGAGCGCGAATTTAAGACGCTTTTGGGCGGGGCGGTGCATGGCTGA
- a CDS encoding SPOR domain-containing protein — MADFTSSPMAGENFHDSSSGQTLTKPSSSLTTLTNVAGAVMSLALVAGIGVWGYKLLVRDVSGIPVVRAASGEMRIRPEEPGGDTASHQGLSVNAVAAVGTAAKPADRLILAPKPIDLTAEDQVMPAAMVTTSPQQQEVADLPAEAAVLDATEVSAALESGDVADLVAQLTAGVTPLSDLSDTTEETLASVNTAIVEEVKAAEDQVAALIDAPGLRQSRRPKKRPAVRAVVTPAAAATNSSAPAEVTAASLPAGTRLVQLGAFDSPKVAREQWDQLSRRFDVYLSGKTRIVQKATSGGRVFYRLRAMGFDDIADARRFCSALVAENADCIPVVTR, encoded by the coding sequence ATGGCAGATTTCACGTCTTCCCCCATGGCGGGGGAAAACTTTCACGATTCAAGTTCGGGTCAAACATTAACAAAGCCGTCCAGCAGCCTGACAACGCTGACAAATGTGGCGGGGGCTGTGATGTCTTTGGCGCTTGTCGCGGGCATCGGTGTCTGGGGCTATAAGCTTTTGGTGCGGGACGTCAGTGGCATTCCGGTGGTCCGTGCGGCCAGTGGTGAAATGCGCATCCGTCCCGAAGAACCAGGTGGGGATACGGCCAGCCATCAGGGGCTATCGGTGAATGCAGTGGCCGCTGTGGGAACCGCGGCGAAACCTGCGGACAGGCTGATCCTTGCGCCGAAGCCGATTGATTTGACCGCCGAAGATCAGGTGATGCCAGCCGCAATGGTGACAACATCGCCACAGCAGCAAGAGGTCGCCGACTTGCCTGCGGAGGCCGCTGTTCTGGATGCCACCGAGGTTTCCGCTGCGCTGGAAAGTGGTGATGTGGCAGATCTGGTGGCTCAGCTGACTGCGGGTGTCACCCCGCTAAGCGATTTGAGTGACACCACAGAAGAGACATTGGCCTCGGTCAATACAGCCATCGTAGAAGAGGTCAAAGCCGCCGAGGATCAGGTTGCGGCCTTGATCGATGCGCCCGGATTGCGACAGTCACGCCGGCCCAAGAAACGCCCGGCAGTCCGTGCTGTGGTCACCCCTGCGGCCGCCGCCACCAACAGCAGCGCCCCAGCGGAAGTGACAGCTGCCAGCCTGCCTGCCGGGACCCGGCTTGTGCAGCTTGGCGCATTTGACAGCCCCAAGGTGGCGCGCGAGCAATGGGACCAGCTGAGCCGTCGTTTTGATGTCTACCTGTCCGGCAAGACCCGTATTGTACAGAAAGCCACCAGTGGCGGGCGGGTGTTCTACCGTCTGCGGGCCATGGGGTTTGATGATATTGCCGATGCGCGCCGGTTCTGTTCGGCTTTGGTTGCGGAAAACGCAGACTGCATTCCGGTTGTGACCCGCTGA